Genomic window (Cellulosilyticum lentocellum DSM 5427):
CTTTTGGTCAATGACAATCAATATGTTACTTTAGAAAATGGGGAACGTATTCATTTAATAGGTATTGATGATAAACTTTTAGGAACGGTAAATATCGAAAAAGCTATGGAAGGAATCCAAAAGTCTAACTATAATTTATTTATTTCACATGCACCTGACGTGGCAGATGAAGTGACAGGTTATCCTATTGACTTGCAGCTTTCAGGACATAGTCATGGTGGGCAAGTGCGAATTCCTTTTGTAGGAGCTCCTTTTACACCACCTTATGCCAATAAATATATTAAAGGTAAATATACATTTGAAGAGAATGAACGTATGGTGTTATACGTAAATTCTGGAATAGGAACCAGTCAAGTACGATATCGTCTTGGCAATATTCCGGAAATCACCTGTTTTTTAATAAGTAACTCTTAAACAAGAATGAGATGCAAATAAATAACTAACTAATAGTAAAATAGCTTGTAAGCGCTTAAAAGAGTTGTTGAATTGATATAACAGCTCTTTTTTTATGTGAAAAAATGATTAAAATAAGCGTTGATTATGAATAAAAATACAATTTTGTTCATAAAAATAGAAAAAAGGTATTGAAATAAAATAAAAAATATTTATAATTATAAACATAATAAAAGTTTTTTCGTTAAGTGTATAAATAGATATGGAGGGATTCGGATGAGATTAATACAAGGAAGCATTACAGCACCAAAAGGGTTTAAAGCAAATGGAGAGCATATTGGTATTAAGAACAAAAAGAAAGATTTAGCGATTATTTATAGTGAAACACCTTGTACGTATGCAGGTGCATTCACACAAAATGTAGTAAAAGCAGCACCAGTACTTTGGGATCAAATGGTTTTAAATGAAGGAGAAAAGGTGCATGCCATTGTGGTTAATAGTGGTAATGCTAATGCTGCAACAGGAGTACAAGGGGAAAAAGATACAGAGGAGATGGCAAGTCTAGTTGCAGAGGCCTTTAATATTGATAAAAAGCAAGTCTTAGTATGTTCTACGGGTGTTATTGGTGTAGATTTACCAATGGAGGTTTTAAGAAAAGGTATTGGTCCAGTAGCAGTTAAAGTAAGTGCAACTCATGAAGGAGGAGAAGCTGCTTCAGATGCCATCTTAACAACGGACTTAGTTAAGAAAACCATTGCTTTAGAAGAAAACATTAATGGTACGACGATTACTGTAGGCGGTATGGGTAAAGGTTCAGGTATGATTCATCCTAATATGGCAACTATGCTAGGGTTTATTACAACTGATGTTAATATCACTAAAGAGATGCTTCAAAAAGCACTGAAGAAAGCAATCGATACCTCCTTTAACATGATTACAGTTGATGGGGATACAAGTACTAATGACTCGGTGCTTGTTTTAGCCAATGGGATGGCAGGCAACCCAGTTATTGATCAAGAAGGAGAAGCTTTTGATAAGTTTTATGCAGCGTTATATGAAGTATGTAAATATATTGCTATTTCAATCGTTAAAGATGGCGAAGGTGCTACTAAGTTATTAGAAGTTAATTTAGAAGGTGTTAAGAGCTTTGAAGATGGTAAATGCATTGCTAAAAGTATTTTAACTTCTAATTTAGTTAAAACAGCATTCTTTGGAGAAGATGCTAACTGGGGAAGAATCTTTTGTGCTATGGGATACTCAGGTATTAGCTTTGACCCTGCAAAAGTAGATATTAGCATAGAAAGTATTGCTGGCAATGTAGCAATGCTCAAACAAGGCTTACCTGTTAAATTTAGTGAAGAAAAAGCTAAAGAAGTACTAGAAGAAAATGAAATAAAAATTCTCGTGACCATGGGTGAAGGAAAAGAAAGTGTAACAGCTTGGGGCTGTGATTTAAGCTATGATTACGTAAAAATTAATGGGGATTATAGAAGCTAAATATTGGGAAAATAGAATTGACCTTAGGGGGATTTAATAATGAATGATGGTTTAGAAAAAGCAAAAGTTTTAATAGATGCATTACCTTATATTAGAGAGTTTAATGGCAATACAGTTGTCATTAAATATGGTGGCAGTGCCATGTTAGATCCAGAAATTAATAAGACGATTGTACAGGATATCGTACTTCTCAAATTAGTAGGTTTAAAACCAGTCATTGTTCATGGTGGGGGACCTGAAATTAATAATATGCTTAAACGTTTAGATATCCAGTCTGAGTTTATTAATGGACTTCGTGTGACAACCAAAGAAACCATGGAAGTTGTGGAAATGGTATTAGCAGGTAAGGTGAATAAACAAATCGTAGAAATGATTTCAGGGCAAGGGGGCTGCCCTGTTGGGTTAACAGGTAAAGATGGTAAGATTTTAAGAGCTAAAAAGCTCAATAAAGATGGTGTAGATTTAGGTTTTGTAGGGGAAATTGAAAAAGTGAATACAAGGCTCATAAAATCTTTAATTGATAATGATTTTATTCCTATTATTGCACCTATTGGATCAGATGAAGAAGGGAATACGTATAACATTAATGCAGATTATGCTGCAGTTGCTATTGCAGGCGCACTTAATGCACAAAAATTAGTATTTCTTACAGACGTCGAGGGAGTATTAAAGGATAAAGATGATCCAAAGTCACTGATCTCTTTCTTAAGTGATAGTGAGGCTAAAAAGTATATTGAATCAGGTATTATTGCAGGTGGTATGATTCCAAAAGTTGAATGTTGTATGGAAGCAATAGAAGAAGGTGTTTCTATGGTGCATATTCTAGATGGTCGAAAAAAACATGCACTCATTCTAGAAATTTATACACCTAACGGTATTGGTACTATGATGTATAAAAAGGAGGCATAGGAATGGAGCAACTGGTTAATGAAGGCGAAAAATATATCATGCATACTTATGGACGTTTTCCATTAGTACTTGAACATGGAGAAGGCGTTTATTTATATGATGAAAAGGGTAAAAAGTATTTGGATATGTACGCAGGAATAGCTGTTAATGCATTAGGATATGCACATCCTACGCTTACTGCAGCATTACAGGAGCAAGTAGAGAAAATGATGCATGTCTCTAATTATTACTATACAAAGAATTTAATAGAAGCTTCTAAGCTTTTAGTAGAAAATTCACCTTTTGATAAGGTTTTCTTCTGTAATAGTGGTGCTGAGGCCAATGAAGGAGCTTTAAAACTAGCGAAAAAATATGGTAAATTAAAAAGTGAAGATAAAGTACAGA
Coding sequences:
- the argJ gene encoding bifunctional ornithine acetyltransferase/N-acetylglutamate synthase — its product is MRLIQGSITAPKGFKANGEHIGIKNKKKDLAIIYSETPCTYAGAFTQNVVKAAPVLWDQMVLNEGEKVHAIVVNSGNANAATGVQGEKDTEEMASLVAEAFNIDKKQVLVCSTGVIGVDLPMEVLRKGIGPVAVKVSATHEGGEAASDAILTTDLVKKTIALEENINGTTITVGGMGKGSGMIHPNMATMLGFITTDVNITKEMLQKALKKAIDTSFNMITVDGDTSTNDSVLVLANGMAGNPVIDQEGEAFDKFYAALYEVCKYIAISIVKDGEGATKLLEVNLEGVKSFEDGKCIAKSILTSNLVKTAFFGEDANWGRIFCAMGYSGISFDPAKVDISIESIAGNVAMLKQGLPVKFSEEKAKEVLEENEIKILVTMGEGKESVTAWGCDLSYDYVKINGDYRS
- the argB gene encoding acetylglutamate kinase: MNDGLEKAKVLIDALPYIREFNGNTVVIKYGGSAMLDPEINKTIVQDIVLLKLVGLKPVIVHGGGPEINNMLKRLDIQSEFINGLRVTTKETMEVVEMVLAGKVNKQIVEMISGQGGCPVGLTGKDGKILRAKKLNKDGVDLGFVGEIEKVNTRLIKSLIDNDFIPIIAPIGSDEEGNTYNINADYAAVAIAGALNAQKLVFLTDVEGVLKDKDDPKSLISFLSDSEAKKYIESGIIAGGMIPKVECCMEAIEEGVSMVHILDGRKKHALILEIYTPNGIGTMMYKKEA